The following DNA comes from Desulfovibrio intestinalis.
GGCCTTTCTGGAGCGTCCTGCCTCGGGGGCGTTACAGTACGCCGGAGGAGGTAACGGAAGAAAGCAGGCCACACTGCTGCTGCAGGATCCCTACCTGTTGCGTATGAGTGTTTTCAGCAATGTTGTAATGGGGCTTCGCCTGCGTAATGATACCGCTTCGGCCGACATGGTTTTCGAGCAAAGTATGCGGGCTGTAGGTTTTGACAGGCCGTGGGATTTTGCCCGGCGCGGCCCAGGCGAGCTCTCCGGCGGAGAGCGCCAACGCATAGCGCTGGCTTCAAGGCTTGCCTTGCGCCCCATGGTGCTTTTACTGGACGAGCCCACGGCCAATGTGGATGCCGCCAGTGCGCGGGATATGGTACAAGCAGTGAGTGTCTGCCGGCGTGAAGGGGCGACAGTGGTTTGTTCAACGCATGATCCGGCGCTGATCCATACTCTTGGCGCGCGCGAGGTTCAGCTTGGCAGACGCTGGGATGAAACTTTCTGACATTGTAGCTGGGCCCTGTTTTAGCAGCCGCGCTGCGCCAGGGGCTGTTGAGTCATTCTTTAATCCTGCTTGAGCTTTTGTTGTCAGATTGACCAGTAGCCGTGTGCGCCACGTGCTGGCTGCGTCCTCTCCACGCATATCGTCATCGTTTTATACCAGTATGGGCACGCTGAGGGGAAAAGCGTGTCATTTTTTTTATATGCTTGCCTGTGTAATTGCCTGGGGTACAGTACCTCTCAAACACATACAGGCGCGGTAGCGCTTTTCAAGGAGGCCCCATGTTTCGTTTCTTGCGCGTCAATATGGCGACAAAAACCTGTGTTCTTGAAGAGATCCCCCAGGAGTATGCGGGCCTTGGCGGTCGCGCGCTGACCTCGACCATTGTGGCACGGGAAGTGCCACCAACGTGTACGCCCATCGGCCCGCACAACAAACTTGTTTTTGCCCCGGGGCTGCTTGGTGCGACCAACAGCCCCAACGCGAATCGTCTTTCCGTGGGTTGTAAAAGTCCCCTTACGGAAGGCATCAAGGAATCCAACGCAGGCGGCCAACCTGGCGGTCATTTGGCCCGTCTGGGTATTCTGGCAGTCATTATTGAAAATATGGCCGAAGAAGGTCAGTGGTGGCAACTCGAAGTAAGCAAGGATCACGCTAGGCTTGTGCCTTCGGACGTGGCTGGGCTGAACAATTTTGACGCCGTGGCCAACCTTGTGGAAAAATACGGCAAGGATTGCAGCTACATCACCATCGGCAGGGCCGGTGAATTCAAGCTTACTGCGGCTTCCATCGCCTGTACTGACCGCGAGCTGCGTCCCATGCGCCATGCCGGGCGAGGAGGCGTGGGCGCTGTCATGGGTTCCAAAGGGCTCAAGGCCATTATCGTCAATCCCGAAGGCGGTAAAAACCAGCCTCTCAATGACGAAAAAGCCTTTCGTGAGGCCTCCAAGCGCTTTGCCAAGGCTCTGGCCGAGCATCCCATCACCAGCAAGGGACTTGCGGATTACGGCACGGCCGTGCTCATCAATATTTTGCACGAAGCTGGCGGTTTGCCCACAGCCAACTTTACTGTTGGCCAGTTCGACCAGCACGAGAGCGTTTCGGGCGAACTTTTGAACCAGATCACCAAAGAGCGCGGCGGCACAGTGGCGCACGGCTGCATGAGCGGCTGCATGATCCGTTGCAGCGGCATCCTGCCGGACAAGAAAGGAAAATTCCAGAGCAAATGGCCGGAATATGAAACCCTGTGGGCTTTCGGTCCCCATTCCGGCATCGGCGATCTGGATGCCATTTCGCAGTACGACTACCTGTGTGACGATATTGGTGTGGATACCATTGACGTGGGTGTGGCCATGGGGGTGGCTATGGCCGGAGGGGGCATACCCTACGGCGATGCCAAGGCTGTGCTGGACGCCATGCATGGC
Coding sequences within:
- a CDS encoding ABC transporter ATP-binding protein, encoding MTEKKDLLYQGRDLVQVYGDRIVLNVPHIEIVRGEALALTGPNGCGKSTLLRILAFLERPASGALQYAGGGNGRKQATLLLQDPYLLRMSVFSNVVMGLRLRNDTASADMVFEQSMRAVGFDRPWDFARRGPGELSGGERQRIALASRLALRPMVLLLDEPTANVDAASARDMVQAVSVCRREGATVVCSTHDPALIHTLGAREVQLGRRWDETF
- a CDS encoding aldehyde ferredoxin oxidoreductase C-terminal domain-containing protein codes for the protein MFRFLRVNMATKTCVLEEIPQEYAGLGGRALTSTIVAREVPPTCTPIGPHNKLVFAPGLLGATNSPNANRLSVGCKSPLTEGIKESNAGGQPGGHLARLGILAVIIENMAEEGQWWQLEVSKDHARLVPSDVAGLNNFDAVANLVEKYGKDCSYITIGRAGEFKLTAASIACTDRELRPMRHAGRGGVGAVMGSKGLKAIIVNPEGGKNQPLNDEKAFREASKRFAKALAEHPITSKGLADYGTAVLINILHEAGGLPTANFTVGQFDQHESVSGELLNQITKERGGTVAHGCMSGCMIRCSGILPDKKGKFQSKWPEYETLWAFGPHSGIGDLDAISQYDYLCDDIGVDTIDVGVAMGVAMAGGGIPYGDAKAVLDAMHGISEGTPLGRIIGCGTATTGRVFGVRRVPAVKGQSLPAYDPRAVKGQGVTYATSPMGADHTAGYAVTANILSSGGTVDPLKKEGQIELSRNLQVATASVDSVGLCLFTAFAILDVPDALPAVVDMLNAKFGWQLTGDDVVTLGQRILSTEIDFNRRAGITLAADVLPDFFTDEKLPPHNTTFDITHDELKTVFNWVEEKN